The nucleotide sequence GCGCATACACAAGTTTGCCCAGAGTTTCTAAATTTAGAAGCCATAGCGCCACTGACTGCAGCATCGATATCTGCATCTTCAAAGACGATAAACGGTGCGTGTCCACCCAACTCAAGGGCAAGCTTCTTAACGGTGGGGGCGCATTGCTCCATCAGGATTCGGCCCACTTCTGTGGATCCTGTGAAAGATAAATGGCGCACTGTTGGTGAGGAGCAAAGTGCTTTACCAACCACAATAGATTGAGTTGCATCAGCGGTCACGATATTAATTACCCCATCCGGAATGCCGGCGCGCTTCGCAAGTTCAGCTAGGGCTAAGGCAGATAGTGGTGTTAATTCAGCGGGCTTAATCACGATGGTGCATCCTGCCGCTAATGCAGGTGCAATCTTGCGCGTGATCATCGCAATCGGAAAGTTCCATGGCGTAATAGCTACGCATACACCAATCGGCTGCTTTAAGACCATGAGGCGCTTGTCACTCCAGGTCGTTCCCAGAATGGAGCCTTCTACACGTTTCGCTTCTTCAGCAAACCACTCTACAAATGAGGCGCCATAAACCACTTCACCAGCAGCTTCACTGAGAGGCTTGCCTTGCTCAAGCGTCATGAGCTTTGCAAGATCTTGTGTATTTTCAATAATGAGGTCAAACCACTTGCGCATGATGTGCGCCCGCTCTTTGGCTAATTTGCTGCGCCATGCTGGAAGTGCTTTTTCAGCTGCGGAGATAGCGAGCTCAGCATCTTTGGTTTCTAGATTGGCTACCGTTGCAATGGTCTCATCGGTGGCGGGATTGGAAACGGCAAAGGTATTTGCGGAGCCAATCCATTGACCATCAATAAAAGCCTCTTCTCTAAAGAGACTGGAATCTTTCAGTTGACTACGAATGTCTACTTTTTGCATGTTGTCTGACCTCGGTATAGATTTAGGTCATTTTATCCCTCAATAAATAAAATAGCCTCCAAGCTCTAAGGGCCTGAAGGCTGGATGCTTTACCACTGTTTAGGAAGTGTTTAGCCTGCCTGAGTCTCGGTAGCGCGGAGCTTCTGGGCGAGTAGATCTAGTACGCCATTGACATATTTATGGCCGTCTGTGCCGCCAAAGGTTTTGGCAAGCTCGACTGCTTCGTTGATTGCTACTTTATAAGGCACGGAAAGGTCGACAGCTAGCTCATAGGCGCCAATCAGTAAAGCGGCATGCTCAACTGGTGAGAGCTCATTAATTGGGCGATCTAGTGCCGGAGTAATAATGGCCTCCAACTCATCAGTGCGAGCTAGTACACCATCAAAAATACCTTGAAAAAGCTCGAGTTGGCAGCGACGGAACGCGGGATCTTCAGCAAGCTGCTTAGCAATGGCAGCACCATTGGGAATGCTGCCAGCACGACGCATGACTAGGCTTTGATAAACGCCTTGGAGGGCATATTCACGAGCGCGACGACGTGGTGTTAATGAGCGCTTTGGAGCTGGCTTCACTTCCTTACTAGCTTGTGGGTTCAGTGGGTTTTGGCTAGATGTGGTCATGCGAATTATTCTTCTTCACTCGAGTTGATTTCGATATCAATATCAGGAGTTAATGCCAAGGCTAAATTTGCCATCTCCACTACTGCTTGAGCACATTCTGCGCCTTTTACTTGAACACGGACTTGAGCTTGCTCATCAGTGTCGCAAGTGAGTACGCCATTGGCGATTGGTAATCCAGAGTCAATTGAGATACGAGTGATGCCGGAAGCGGATTCATTGGATACTAATTCGAAGTGATAGGTCTCACCGCGGATAACAGCACCTAGAGCCACTAAGCCATCAAACTCACCAGTCTCTGCCATTTTTTGAAGGGCAAACGGAATTTCTAGTGCGCCAGGAACGGTAACCAATTTAATATCTGCTTGAGAAACCCCAAGAGAAATCAATTCATTGATGCAGGCATTAGTTAAGGCAACACAATGATCTTCATTAAAGCGGGCTTGCACAACACCAATGCGGAGATCTTGACCGTTGAGATCAGCTTCTAATACACCTACAAAATCATTAGTGGAACTCGTCATATCAATCTTTAAAAATATTTAGGCTTTAATGGAATTTAAGAAGTGTACGGCTTGTAACCCGTAACTTCGAGCTTATAACCAGATAGGCTAGGCACAGGGCTTGGATTTGCAAGCAAGCACATTTTGCCAACGCCGATATCTTTCAAGATTTGGGCGCCGATACCGTAGCTTCTGAAATCAGTTTTTCTGGCCAACGGTTTCTTGGCTTCTTCATGGGATTGATTCAGTTTCTGGAACTGTGCCAACCAATCTTGGTCGTTCGGAGCAGCGATCCCAGAGGCATTGAGGAGTACCGCAACGCCAGTAGGGGCAGAAGCAAGTTCTTCCAACGCTTTGGCTAGCGGCCATGAATGGGTGCTGACGTTGGAGTCCAGGAAATCCAAAACAGTGACCGGCTCATGCACGCGCACTAAGGTTTCTTGAGCTTCAGAAGGCTTGCCATGCACTAATGCAATA is from Polynucleobacter sp. MWH-S4W17 and encodes:
- a CDS encoding NAD-dependent succinate-semialdehyde dehydrogenase encodes the protein MQKVDIRSQLKDSSLFREEAFIDGQWIGSANTFAVSNPATDETIATVANLETKDAELAISAAEKALPAWRSKLAKERAHIMRKWFDLIIENTQDLAKLMTLEQGKPLSEAAGEVVYGASFVEWFAEEAKRVEGSILGTTWSDKRLMVLKQPIGVCVAITPWNFPIAMITRKIAPALAAGCTIVIKPAELTPLSALALAELAKRAGIPDGVINIVTADATQSIVVGKALCSSPTVRHLSFTGSTEVGRILMEQCAPTVKKLALELGGHAPFIVFEDADIDAAVSGAMASKFRNSGQTCVCANRFYVHKKVHDQFVEKFAKALAIIKVGNGMEAGITQGPLIETAALEKVQKHVADALSKGAKLITGGKQSIEGKNFYEPTILANVNSQMLITYEETFGPIAPIIPFENDEEVIKLANSSQFGLASYFYSRDIGRVWKVAEALEYGMVGVNTGLISNEVAPFGGIKQSGLGREGSAYGMDEYLEMKYVCVGL
- the nusB gene encoding transcription antitermination factor NusB; protein product: MTTSSQNPLNPQASKEVKPAPKRSLTPRRRAREYALQGVYQSLVMRRAGSIPNGAAIAKQLAEDPAFRRCQLELFQGIFDGVLARTDELEAIITPALDRPINELSPVEHAALLIGAYELAVDLSVPYKVAINEAVELAKTFGGTDGHKYVNGVLDLLAQKLRATETQAG
- the ribH gene encoding 6,7-dimethyl-8-ribityllumazine synthase, whose amino-acid sequence is MTSSTNDFVGVLEADLNGQDLRIGVVQARFNEDHCVALTNACINELISLGVSQADIKLVTVPGALEIPFALQKMAETGEFDGLVALGAVIRGETYHFELVSNESASGITRISIDSGLPIANGVLTCDTDEQAQVRVQVKGAECAQAVVEMANLALALTPDIDIEINSSEEE